In the genome of Falsirhodobacter halotolerans, one region contains:
- a CDS encoding RSP_2647 family RNA methyltransferase, which produces MNDASYPTVRLKPKAEARAIRHGFPWVYADELVTDRRTQALPKGALAVLEDGERRPMGLVTVNTGSKIIARMLDRNPAARIDADWFRARLTRALALRERLFDAPFYRLVHAEADGLPGVVIDRFGDAAVIQPNAAWAEDHLDLLAQALTDVTGVRVIVKNGSGRSRGLEGLAEETVVLNGTLDGPVPVPMNGATYMADLTGGQKTGLFYDQRPNHAFAARLALNARVLDVFTHVGGFALAALAGGAQSALAVDASAPALALATEGARASGAADRFTTRQGDAFAVLEELGQEGQTFDLVICDPPAFAPAKPALEAGLRAYERIARLAAPLVAPGGYLVLCSCSHAADLSAFRNASARGIGRGGRRGQLIHTGYAGPDHPTLPQLAESGYLKALFFRLDG; this is translated from the coding sequence ATGAATGATGCATCCTATCCCACCGTCCGCCTGAAACCCAAGGCCGAAGCCCGCGCGATCCGTCACGGGTTCCCTTGGGTCTATGCCGATGAGCTTGTGACCGACCGCCGCACGCAGGCCCTGCCCAAAGGCGCGCTGGCCGTGCTGGAGGATGGCGAACGGCGTCCGATGGGCCTTGTCACCGTCAACACCGGATCGAAGATCATCGCGCGAATGCTGGACCGAAATCCGGCGGCGCGGATCGACGCCGACTGGTTTCGCGCCCGCCTGACACGCGCGCTGGCCTTGCGCGAACGGCTGTTCGACGCGCCCTTCTACCGTCTGGTTCATGCCGAGGCGGACGGCCTTCCGGGGGTGGTGATCGACCGCTTTGGCGATGCCGCCGTGATCCAGCCGAACGCGGCCTGGGCCGAGGATCATCTGGACCTTCTGGCGCAGGCGCTGACCGACGTGACGGGGGTGCGCGTCATCGTCAAGAACGGCTCGGGCCGGTCGCGGGGTCTGGAGGGGCTGGCGGAGGAGACGGTTGTCCTGAACGGCACGCTGGACGGTCCGGTGCCGGTGCCGATGAACGGCGCGACCTATATGGCCGATCTGACGGGCGGGCAGAAGACCGGTCTGTTCTATGACCAGCGGCCCAACCACGCCTTTGCCGCAAGGCTGGCCCTGAATGCGCGGGTGCTGGACGTGTTCACCCATGTGGGCGGGTTCGCATTGGCCGCGCTGGCGGGTGGGGCGCAGTCGGCCCTGGCCGTCGATGCCTCGGCCCCGGCCTTGGCGCTTGCGACCGAAGGGGCGCGGGCCAGCGGGGCCGCGGATCGGTTCACCACCCGTCAGGGCGACGCCTTCGCCGTGCTGGAGGAGTTGGGGCAGGAGGGACAGACCTTCGATCTGGTCATCTGCGATCCCCCCGCCTTCGCCCCCGCCAAACCGGCGCTGGAGGCGGGGCTGCGCGCCTATGAACGCATTGCCCGTCTGGCGGCGCCTCTGGTGGCACCGGGGGGGTATCTGGTCCTGTGTTCGTGTTCCCATGCCGCCGATCTGTCGGCGTTCCGCAACGCCTCGGCCCGCGGGATCGGGCGCGGGGGGCGGCGGGGGCAGCTGATCCATACCGGATATGCCGGGCCCGACCATCCGACCCTGCCGCAACTGGCCGAAAGCGGCTATCTCAAGGCGCTGTTCTTCCGGCTGGACGGGTGA
- a CDS encoding RSP_2648 family PIN domain-containing protein: MRAVLDTCVIFPPVLRDILLGCAARGLYQPLWSDRILEEWARAARRKGFGDAARDLAAAMDAQFPNAKVPPRPGLEGRLHLPDPADIHVLATAITGSADAIITLNAGDFPQHVLRAEGVERRAPDSVLWEMWSHDPKAVGAVLARVHARAEEMAGAEVSLRALLKRVRLPRLAKAVTG, encoded by the coding sequence GTGAGGGCGGTCCTTGACACCTGCGTGATCTTTCCGCCGGTGTTGCGCGACATTCTTCTGGGATGCGCGGCGCGGGGGCTGTATCAGCCGCTCTGGTCCGACCGGATTCTGGAGGAGTGGGCCCGCGCCGCCCGCCGCAAGGGCTTTGGGGATGCAGCGCGGGATCTGGCCGCCGCGATGGACGCGCAATTCCCGAACGCCAAGGTGCCGCCCCGGCCGGGGCTGGAGGGACGCCTTCATCTGCCCGACCCCGCCGACATCCACGTTCTGGCCACCGCGATCACCGGCAGCGCCGATGCGATCATCACCCTGAACGCGGGCGATTTCCCCCAACACGTGCTGCGCGCCGAAGGGGTGGAGCGTCGCGCCCCCGACAGCGTTCTGTGGGAGATGTGGTCCCACGATCCCAAGGCGGTGGGCGCGGTTCTGGCCCGCGTCCACGCCCGCGCCGAGGAGATGGCCGGGGCGGAGGTGTCCCTTCGGGCGCTGCTGAAACGCGTGCGCCTGCCGCGTCTGGCAAAGGCGGTTACGGGCTGA
- a CDS encoding RDD family protein, which yields MTAAPMMDALPDPDLHAEFYDGVVTKRFLAWLIDITFIFVLTLIALPFTLFIGLLFYPILFVTVGVLYRWWSLARKSATPGMRICGIHFLNRDGDPLGPVEAALHVAGYVLSMGTFLVQVLSIGLMLMTPRRQGLTDLAMGTVAINRAA from the coding sequence ATGACCGCTGCCCCAATGATGGACGCCCTGCCCGACCCCGACCTTCATGCCGAATTCTATGACGGTGTGGTCACCAAACGGTTTCTGGCCTGGCTGATCGACATCACGTTCATCTTCGTGCTGACCCTGATCGCGCTGCCGTTCACGCTGTTCATCGGTCTGTTGTTCTATCCCATCCTGTTCGTGACGGTGGGCGTTCTTTATCGCTGGTGGTCGCTGGCGCGGAAATCGGCCACGCCGGGGATGCGCATCTGCGGCATCCATTTCCTGAACCGCGACGGCGATCCTCTGGGCCCGGTCGAGGCGGCGCTGCATGTTGCGGGCTATGTCCTGTCGATGGGCACGTTCCTGGTGCAGGTCCTGTCGATCGGCCTGATGCTGATGACCCCGCGCCGTCAGGGCCTGACGGACCTTGCGATGGGCACCGTGGCGATCAACCGGGCGGCATAG
- the eda gene encoding bifunctional 4-hydroxy-2-oxoglutarate aldolase/2-dehydro-3-deoxy-phosphogluconate aldolase — MTPEQQTVATEALCRRAPIIPVLVIEDVAHAAPLAKALVAGGLVALEVTLRTPAALDAIRAMSDVEGGVAGAGTLLTPADVKAAVKAGAKFGVSPGASDRVIGACEDEGLPLLPGAVTATEVMGLLERGYGMMKFFPAETSGGAPALKALFGPIPQAKFCPTGGVSMKNARDYLALPNVLCVGGSWFAPKEDLAAGNWSRVTDLAREAATIRG, encoded by the coding sequence ATGACCCCGGAGCAGCAAACCGTGGCGACCGAGGCCCTGTGCCGCCGCGCGCCGATTATCCCCGTCCTCGTGATCGAGGACGTGGCCCACGCCGCCCCCTTGGCCAAGGCGCTGGTGGCGGGCGGGCTGGTGGCGCTTGAGGTGACGTTGCGCACCCCCGCCGCGCTGGACGCGATCCGCGCGATGTCGGATGTTGAAGGCGGCGTGGCCGGGGCGGGAACGCTGCTGACGCCCGCCGACGTGAAGGCGGCGGTGAAGGCGGGGGCGAAGTTCGGCGTCTCGCCCGGGGCCAGCGACCGCGTGATCGGCGCCTGCGAGGATGAGGGCCTGCCGCTGTTGCCCGGCGCGGTCACCGCGACCGAGGTCATGGGCCTTCTGGAACGCGGCTATGGCATGATGAAGTTCTTCCCTGCCGAAACCTCGGGCGGGGCACCGGCGCTCAAGGCCCTGTTCGGTCCGATCCCGCAGGCCAAGTTCTGTCCGACGGGCGGCGTCTCCATGAAGAATGCGCGCGATTACCTTGCCCTGCCGAACGTTCTTTGCGTCGGCGGAAGCTGGTTCGCGCCGAAGGAGGATCTGGCGGCGGGCAACTGGTCGCGGGTGACCGACCTCGCACGGGAGGCGGCGACCATCCGGGGTTAA
- a CDS encoding peptidylprolyl isomerase, with the protein MRKALLAAAFAAMAGAAFAQTDGPGPNLVIDVAGSGANGQVVIDLFPDVAPKHVAQIVQLAQAGEYDDVVFHRVIDGFMAQTGDVEFGKGAVTRQSGMGGSDLPDLPAEFSDKAFQRGTVGMARSQSPNSANSQFFIMFAPGDFLNGQYTVVGQVIEGMDVVDAITRGEPPADADRMVKVAVQQ; encoded by the coding sequence ATGCGTAAGGCGCTTCTTGCCGCCGCATTTGCGGCGATGGCCGGGGCCGCCTTTGCGCAGACGGACGGCCCGGGCCCGAACCTTGTGATCGACGTGGCGGGATCCGGCGCCAACGGGCAGGTCGTGATCGACCTGTTTCCCGATGTGGCCCCCAAGCATGTGGCGCAGATCGTGCAACTGGCCCAAGCGGGCGAGTATGACGACGTGGTGTTCCACCGCGTGATCGACGGGTTCATGGCGCAGACGGGCGATGTCGAATTCGGCAAGGGTGCCGTGACGCGGCAGTCCGGCATGGGCGGGTCCGATCTTCCCGATCTTCCGGCCGAATTCTCGGACAAGGCGTTCCAGCGCGGCACCGTCGGCATGGCACGTTCGCAAAGCCCCAATTCGGCCAACAGCCAGTTCTTCATCATGTTCGCGCCGGGCGATTTCCTGAACGGCCAATACACGGTCGTGGGGCAGGTGATCGAAGGTATGGACGTGGTGGACGCCATCACGCGGGGCGAGCCGCCGGCGGATGCCGACCGGATGGTCAAGGTCGCGGTCCAGCAATAA
- a CDS encoding arginyltransferase: MRHTLPIAPQFYVTAPQPCPYLDGRMERKLFTALQGDQAQTLNDSLSKQGFRRSQNVLYRPSCADCSACMSARIRVADFEPNRTHRKILRRNGHLRRNPTAPWATEDQYALFRRYLDARHAAGGMADMDIFEFAAMIEETPIRSRVIEYQGEDGLAAVCLTDVFDDGLSMVYSFYDPDLAASSLGTYLILDHVAIAREAGLPYVYLGYWVPGSRKMGYKATFPALDIFKDNFWQDIGDPADHDAARHPQRVDPIAEQVARIALPDARRG; this comes from the coding sequence ATGCGCCACACCCTTCCCATCGCGCCGCAGTTCTATGTGACCGCCCCCCAGCCCTGCCCCTATCTTGACGGGCGGATGGAGCGGAAGCTGTTCACGGCGCTGCAGGGCGATCAGGCGCAGACGCTGAACGATTCGCTGTCGAAACAGGGGTTCCGGCGGTCGCAGAACGTGCTTTACCGCCCGTCCTGCGCGGATTGCAGCGCCTGCATGTCGGCGCGCATCCGTGTGGCGGATTTCGAACCGAACCGCACCCATCGCAAGATTCTGCGCCGCAACGGCCATCTGCGCCGCAATCCCACGGCCCCCTGGGCGACCGAGGATCAATATGCGCTGTTCCGCCGCTATCTGGACGCGCGTCATGCGGCGGGCGGCATGGCGGATATGGACATCTTCGAATTCGCCGCGATGATCGAGGAGACGCCGATCCGCAGTCGCGTCATCGAATATCAGGGCGAGGATGGTCTCGCCGCCGTCTGCCTGACCGATGTGTTCGATGACGGGCTGAGCATGGTCTATTCCTTCTACGATCCCGATCTCGCGGCCAGCAGCCTCGGGACCTACCTGATCCTCGACCATGTCGCCATCGCGCGTGAGGCGGGGTTGCCCTATGTCTATCTGGGATATTGGGTGCCAGGCAGCCGCAAGATGGGCTACAAGGCGACCTTCCCGGCGCTGGACATCTTCAAGGACAACTTCTGGCAGGACATCGGCGATCCCGCCGACCACGACGCCGCCCGCCATCCACAGCGTGTCGATCCCATCGCCGAACAGGTGGCCCGCATCGCCCTGCCCGACGCCCGGCGCGGCTGA
- a CDS encoding glutamine-synthetase adenylyltransferase produces MTLAQRITRLPLPHDADIAADLRTDWGGGDLADLVANTASASPFLREMLRKEGGWLRDAVQAPEDALREELARDGDLAGLPSLLRQMKRRVALLAALADLGGVWTLEEVTGALTALADRAVDLCVHHLVQAEIRRGKLPDLPDAAGMVVLAMGKMGAGELNYSSDIDLVCLFDDAAHDDPPQARTAFIRATRRMAAMLSDNTAEGYVFRTDLRLRPDAAVTPVCLSIRAAESYYEAEGRTWERAAYIKARPCGGDIAAGRRFLSAIAPFVWRKHLDFATIDDTYEMRLRIRDHKGLNGPLRVEGHDMKLGRGGIRDIEFYTQTRQLISGGRDPSLRVPTTVGGLAALSQAGWITPGDAAELTTLYRAHREVEHRLQMIGDQQTHRVPVDPDMFARAAHLSGQTPKAFHDGILERLTRTADRTEAFFAPAEAPADPDIPERMREIVTRWAAYPALRSSRAQSVFRRLRPQLLARLHGAPDPERALLAFDGFLRGLPSGVQIFSLFDANPQLVDLLVDIASMSPDLAEYLSRNAQVLDAVIVGDFFAPWPGEAALQADLTARLRAIPEYEGQLDAARRWMKDHHFRIGVHHLRGLVTSAQAGAHYADLAGAVIAGLWPAVVAEFSRRHGPPPGRGAVMLGMGSLGAGRLHAKSDLDLLIIHDSDAGEESSGPKPLVAKAYYARLTQALLTALTAQTAEGHLYSADMRLRPSGRQGPVATALAAFETYQMNEAWTWEHLALTRARPIAGDPALTRRVEALRREVLTVRGKDPRVPGDVADMRRRLAAAKPPKGPWDVRNGPGRLMDLELLAEFCALDGASAERALRAQLDVGLETGRISADAHADLVAADTVLWHLRAAERLLGASALTDPTEGVQAFLFREVGTARHADLIAKVDWIFRNILSNPRGRGDP; encoded by the coding sequence ATGACCCTGGCCCAACGCATCACCCGCCTGCCTTTGCCCCACGACGCCGACATCGCGGCGGATCTCCGGACCGACTGGGGCGGTGGCGATCTGGCCGATCTGGTCGCCAACACCGCCAGCGCCAGCCCCTTCCTGCGTGAGATGCTGCGCAAGGAGGGGGGCTGGCTGCGCGATGCGGTGCAGGCGCCTGAAGATGCCCTGCGGGAGGAACTGGCCCGCGACGGCGATCTGGCGGGCCTGCCGTCTCTTCTGCGGCAGATGAAGCGGCGCGTGGCGCTGCTGGCGGCCTTGGCCGACCTTGGGGGCGTCTGGACGCTGGAGGAGGTGACCGGCGCGCTGACCGCCTTGGCCGACCGCGCGGTGGACCTGTGCGTGCACCATCTGGTGCAGGCCGAAATCCGGCGCGGCAAACTGCCCGACCTGCCCGATGCGGCGGGCATGGTCGTGCTGGCCATGGGCAAGATGGGGGCGGGGGAACTCAACTACTCCTCCGACATCGATCTTGTATGCCTGTTCGACGATGCGGCGCATGACGATCCGCCGCAGGCGCGCACCGCCTTCATCCGTGCCACGCGGCGCATGGCGGCGATGCTGTCGGACAACACCGCCGAGGGGTATGTCTTCCGCACCGATCTGCGCCTGCGCCCAGATGCGGCGGTGACGCCGGTCTGCCTGTCGATCCGCGCCGCCGAATCTTATTACGAGGCCGAGGGCCGCACCTGGGAACGCGCCGCCTATATCAAGGCGCGGCCGTGCGGGGGGGATATCGCGGCGGGCCGGCGGTTCCTGTCGGCGATCGCGCCGTTCGTCTGGCGCAAGCATCTGGATTTCGCGACCATCGACGACACCTATGAGATGCGCCTGCGCATCCGCGACCACAAGGGGCTGAACGGCCCCCTGCGGGTGGAGGGGCATGACATGAAACTGGGGCGTGGCGGCATTCGCGACATCGAATTCTATACCCAGACCCGACAACTGATTTCCGGCGGGCGCGACCCGTCGTTGCGGGTGCCCACGACCGTGGGCGGGCTGGCCGCCCTGTCGCAGGCGGGCTGGATCACGCCCGGGGACGCGGCCGAACTGACCACGCTTTACCGCGCGCATCGCGAGGTGGAGCATCGGTTGCAGATGATCGGCGATCAGCAGACCCACCGCGTGCCCGTCGACCCCGACATGTTCGCCCGCGCGGCGCATTTGTCGGGCCAGACACCGAAGGCGTTCCATGACGGCATTCTGGAACGGCTGACGCGGACGGCCGATCGGACGGAGGCCTTCTTCGCGCCGGCCGAGGCCCCCGCCGATCCCGACATTCCTGAGCGTATGAGGGAGATCGTCACCCGCTGGGCCGCCTATCCCGCGCTGCGGTCGTCGCGGGCGCAGTCGGTTTTCCGTCGCCTGCGGCCCCAGCTTCTGGCCCGGTTGCATGGGGCGCCGGACCCGGAGCGGGCCCTTCTGGCCTTTGACGGATTCCTGCGCGGCTTGCCGTCGGGTGTGCAGATCTTTTCGCTTTTCGACGCAAATCCGCAACTGGTGGACCTGCTGGTCGATATTGCGTCCATGTCCCCCGACCTTGCCGAATACCTGTCGCGCAACGCGCAAGTTCTGGATGCGGTGATCGTCGGGGATTTCTTCGCCCCCTGGCCGGGTGAGGCGGCATTGCAGGCCGACCTGACCGCCCGGCTGCGCGCGATTCCCGAATATGAGGGGCAGTTGGACGCCGCCCGACGCTGGATGAAGGATCACCATTTCCGCATCGGGGTGCACCACCTTCGCGGCCTTGTCACCTCCGCCCAGGCGGGCGCGCACTATGCCGACTTGGCCGGGGCGGTGATCGCGGGGCTGTGGCCGGCGGTGGTGGCCGAGTTTTCGCGCCGCCACGGCCCGCCGCCCGGGCGCGGGGCGGTCATGCTGGGGATGGGAAGCCTGGGGGCCGGACGGTTGCACGCGAAATCCGACCTCGACCTGCTGATCATCCATGACAGCGATGCGGGGGAGGAAAGTTCCGGCCCCAAGCCCTTGGTCGCCAAGGCCTATTACGCACGGCTGACCCAGGCGCTGCTGACGGCGCTGACCGCCCAGACGGCGGAGGGGCATCTTTATTCCGCCGATATGCGCCTGCGCCCGTCGGGACGGCAGGGTCCGGTGGCCACCGCGCTGGCCGCGTTCGAAACCTATCAGATGAACGAGGCGTGGACGTGGGAGCATCTGGCCCTGACCCGCGCCCGCCCCATTGCGGGCGATCCCGCCCTTACCCGGCGGGTGGAGGCGCTGCGCCGCGAGGTCCTGACCGTGCGTGGGAAAGACCCCCGGGTGCCGGGCGACGTGGCCGATATGCGGCGCAGGCTGGCGGCGGCCAAACCGCCGAAAGGGCCGTGGGATGTGCGCAACGGGCCGGGGCGGCTGATGGATCTGGAACTGCTGGCGGAGTTCTGCGCTCTGGACGGCGCCTCTGCCGAACGGGCGCTGCGCGCGCAACTGGATGTCGGGCTGGAGACGGGCCGGATTTCGGCAGATGCCCATGCCGACCTTGTCGCCGCCGATACCGTTCTGTGGCACCTGCGCGCCGCCGAACGTCTGCTGGGGGCGTCCGCCCTGACCGACCCGACCGAGGGGGTGCAGGCCTTTTTGTTCCGCGAGGTCGGCACGGCACGTCATGCCGACCTGATCGCAAAGGTGGACTGGATATTCCGGAATATCCTGTCAAATCCGAGGGGTCGGGGCGATCCTTAA
- a CDS encoding TerC family protein — MESASFFTQHFLDTPVWFWFAFLAVVIVILVFDLGFLHKEQKEISAKESFLLYGMYVLVACAFGAWVWFVRGSQAGLEFFTGYIIEQSLAMDNIFVIASIFAFLGVPRLYQYRVLFWGIIGVLVFRAILIGVGVAMVNAFEPILYVFGAFLIFTGFKMFKQVDEDNDLENNKILKFLRKRFRITPEFHGNSFLVRQPHPRTGKVVLWLTPLAVALIMVEIVDVIFAVDSVPAIFAITQDPFIVYTSNVFAVLGLRALFFALSAAMARFRYLQTALAIVLIYVGIKITLVPMGYHIDTLISLVITIGTLGAGIAYSLWKTRNDPPLEEQIDPVPREALRSDDAPNP; from the coding sequence ATGGAATCCGCGTCCTTTTTTACCCAACACTTTCTCGACACGCCGGTCTGGTTCTGGTTCGCCTTCTTGGCGGTGGTGATCGTCATTCTGGTCTTCGACCTTGGCTTTCTGCACAAGGAGCAGAAGGAGATCAGCGCGAAGGAAAGCTTCCTTCTTTACGGCATGTATGTGCTCGTGGCCTGTGCGTTCGGCGCATGGGTCTGGTTCGTCCGCGGCTCGCAGGCGGGTCTGGAATTCTTCACCGGCTATATCATCGAACAGTCGCTGGCGATGGACAACATCTTCGTCATCGCGTCGATCTTCGCCTTTCTGGGCGTGCCGCGGCTTTACCAATACCGCGTCCTGTTCTGGGGCATCATCGGCGTTCTGGTGTTCCGTGCGATCCTGATCGGCGTCGGCGTGGCGATGGTCAATGCGTTTGAACCGATCCTTTACGTGTTCGGCGCCTTCCTGATCTTCACCGGCTTCAAGATGTTCAAGCAGGTGGATGAGGATAACGACCTTGAAAACAACAAGATCCTGAAATTCCTGCGCAAGCGGTTCCGCATCACGCCGGAATTCCACGGCAACAGCTTTCTGGTCCGTCAGCCCCACCCGCGCACCGGCAAGGTCGTCCTGTGGCTGACCCCGCTGGCCGTTGCCTTGATCATGGTGGAGATCGTGGACGTGATCTTCGCGGTGGACAGCGTTCCCGCGATCTTCGCGATCACGCAGGATCCGTTCATCGTCTACACCTCGAACGTGTTCGCCGTTCTGGGCCTGCGGGCGCTGTTCTTCGCCCTGTCGGCGGCCATGGCGCGCTTCCGGTATCTGCAGACCGCGTTGGCGATCGTGCTGATCTATGTCGGGATCAAGATCACGCTTGTGCCGATGGGATACCACATCGACACGCTGATCTCGCTGGTCATCACCATCGGGACGCTGGGGGCGGGCATTGCCTATTCGCTGTGGAAGACTCGCAACGATCCCCCGCTGGAAGAGCAGATCGATCCCGTCCCGCGCGAGGCGCTGCGCAGCGACGATGCGCCGAACCCCTGA
- a CDS encoding peptidylprolyl isomerase, whose translation MADITDPENTIIMTLKGGDVVIQLLPDVAPRHVERMKDLARAGAYDNVVFHRVIDGFMAQTGDVANGNAEQNFDIRRAGTGGSDMPDLPAEFSKVPHARGSLGAARSANPNSANSQFFINFNDNSFLNGQYTVYGQVISGMEHVDAIVRGEPPASPDRMIKVRVAADA comes from the coding sequence ATGGCCGATATCACCGATCCCGAGAACACCATCATCATGACGCTGAAAGGCGGCGATGTCGTCATCCAGCTGCTGCCCGACGTGGCCCCCAGGCATGTGGAGCGCATGAAGGATCTGGCCCGCGCCGGCGCCTATGACAACGTGGTGTTCCACCGCGTGATCGACGGCTTCATGGCCCAGACCGGCGATGTGGCGAACGGCAATGCCGAACAAAACTTCGACATTCGCCGCGCGGGCACGGGCGGGTCGGACATGCCGGACCTTCCGGCGGAATTCTCCAAGGTGCCACATGCGCGCGGATCGTTGGGCGCGGCGCGCTCGGCCAACCCGAATTCGGCCAACAGCCAGTTCTTCATCAACTTCAACGACAACTCGTTCCTGAACGGGCAATACACCGTCTATGGTCAGGTCATCTCGGGGATGGAGCATGTGGACGCGATCGTGCGGGGCGAGCCGCCGGCATCGCCCGACCGCATGATCAAGGTGCGCGTGGCCGCCGATGCGTAA
- the edd gene encoding phosphogluconate dehydratase — protein MTLNSTLDRVTDRIRERSAKTRAAYLDRMATAAGNGPHRAHLTCGNQAHAYAAMEEDKAALADGRAPNIGIVTAYNDMLSAHRVYEDYPKHIREVARKVGATAQVAGGVPAMCDGVTQGQIGMELSLFSRDVIALSAGVAMSHDVFDAALYLGICDKIVPGLVIAAATFGHVPSIFVPGGPMTSGLPNDEKAKVRNRFAAGEIGRDELMAAEMASYHGPGTCTFYGTANSNQMLMEFMGLHLPGASFVNPYTPLRDALTTAAVERAAAITALGNDYRPASDILDERAYVNGLVGLMATGGSTNLVLHLPAMARASGVILDLEDFEDISSVVPLMAKVYPNGLADVNHFHAAGGLGYMIGQLLDNGLLHGDVKTILGDGLDLYRQDPKLIDGELTWAEGPQETLNDKILRPASDPFQATGGLKQLAGNLGRGVMKVSAVAPERHVIEAKARVFRDQAEVKTAFRNNEFTDDTVVVVRFQGPKANGMPELHSLTPILSVLQDRGLKVALVTDGRMSGASGKVPAAIHIAPEAASGGPLARVRDGDRLRVDAVSGQLDVLEADFETRDPVTEDLSANRHGLGRELFEAFRQHVGNATEGAAVVI, from the coding sequence ATGACACTGAACAGCACACTCGACCGTGTGACCGACCGCATCCGCGAACGTTCGGCCAAGACCCGCGCCGCGTATCTCGACCGCATGGCCACGGCGGCCGGCAACGGCCCGCATCGCGCGCATCTGACCTGCGGCAACCAGGCCCACGCCTATGCCGCGATGGAAGAGGACAAGGCCGCCCTGGCCGATGGGCGCGCGCCCAATATCGGCATCGTCACCGCCTATAACGACATGCTGTCGGCCCACCGCGTGTATGAGGATTATCCCAAACACATCCGCGAGGTGGCCCGCAAGGTGGGGGCCACGGCGCAGGTCGCGGGGGGCGTTCCCGCCATGTGCGACGGGGTGACCCAAGGCCAGATCGGGATGGAACTTTCGCTTTTCTCCCGTGATGTCATCGCGTTATCGGCGGGTGTTGCCATGTCGCATGACGTGTTCGATGCCGCGCTTTACCTGGGGATCTGCGACAAGATCGTGCCCGGTCTGGTGATCGCGGCGGCGACCTTCGGGCATGTGCCGTCGATTTTCGTTCCGGGCGGTCCCATGACCTCGGGCCTGCCGAACGACGAGAAGGCCAAGGTCCGCAACCGCTTCGCCGCGGGCGAGATCGGGCGGGACGAGCTGATGGCCGCCGAAATGGCCTCCTATCACGGGCCGGGGACGTGCACCTTCTATGGCACGGCAAACTCCAACCAGATGCTGATGGAGTTCATGGGGCTTCACCTTCCGGGGGCCAGCTTCGTGAACCCCTACACCCCCCTGCGCGACGCGCTGACAACCGCGGCGGTGGAGCGGGCGGCGGCGATCACCGCCCTTGGCAACGATTACCGCCCCGCATCGGACATTCTGGACGAACGCGCCTATGTCAACGGGCTGGTCGGGCTGATGGCGACGGGGGGGTCGACGAACCTCGTGCTGCACCTGCCCGCCATGGCCCGCGCGTCAGGCGTGATTTTGGACCTTGAGGATTTCGAGGACATTTCCTCGGTCGTGCCGCTGATGGCCAAGGTCTATCCCAACGGGCTGGCGGATGTGAACCACTTCCACGCCGCGGGCGGCCTTGGATACATGATCGGCCAGCTTCTGGACAACGGCCTGCTGCATGGCGATGTGAAAACCATCCTGGGCGACGGTCTGGATCTGTATCGTCAGGATCCCAAGCTGATCGACGGAGAGCTGACCTGGGCCGAGGGCCCGCAGGAGACGTTGAACGACAAGATCCTGCGCCCCGCATCGGACCCGTTCCAGGCGACCGGGGGGCTGAAGCAACTGGCAGGCAACCTGGGGCGCGGCGTGATGAAGGTGTCGGCCGTGGCGCCCGAGCGTCATGTGATCGAGGCGAAAGCCCGCGTCTTCCGCGATCAGGCCGAGGTCAAGACGGCCTTCCGCAACAACGAATTCACCGACGATACGGTCGTCGTCGTTCGGTTCCAGGGCCCCAAGGCGAACGGGATGCCCGAACTGCACTCGCTGACGCCGATCCTGTCGGTGTTGCAGGATCGCGGCCTGAAGGTGGCGCTGGTGACAGACGGCCGGATGTCGGGCGCGTCGGGCAAGGTCCCGGCGGCGATCCACATCGCGCCCGAAGCGGCAAGCGGCGGACCGCTGGCGCGTGTCCGCGACGGTGACCGCCTGCGGGTGGATGCGGTGTCCGGCCAGCTTGACGTGCTGGAGGCCGATTTCGAAACCCGCGATCCGGTGACCGAGGATCTTTCCGCCAATCGGCACGGCCTTGGGCGCGAGCTGTTCGAGGCGTTTCGTCAGCATGTGGGCAACGCCACCGAAGGCGCGGCCGTCGTTATCTGA
- a CDS encoding DUF2852 domain-containing protein — translation MNLSSTAASGGLLSWPRQAEAWLDARGKFAWIAAMVLGFIFVWPVGLALLAYMIWSKRMFSRSTCATRAKQMFTSAKSSGNSAFDSYKADTLRRLEDEQVAFESFLQRLREAKDKQEFDAFMDDRAKRRDDLPATTPSDA, via the coding sequence ATGAACCTTTCGTCCACGGCCGCGTCCGGCGGTCTTCTGTCCTGGCCCCGTCAGGCCGAGGCCTGGCTCGATGCCCGCGGCAAATTCGCCTGGATCGCCGCCATGGTCCTTGGTTTCATCTTCGTGTGGCCCGTCGGCCTCGCGCTTCTCGCCTATATGATCTGGAGCAAACGCATGTTCAGCCGTTCCACCTGCGCCACCCGCGCCAAACAGATGTTCACCTCTGCGAAATCCAGCGGCAACAGCGCCTTCGATTCCTACAAGGCCGACACGCTGCGCCGGTTGGAGGATGAGCAGGTCGCCTTCGAATCCTTCCTGCAACGCCTGCGCGAAGCCAAGGACAAGCAGGAGTTCGACGCCTTCATGGACGACCGCGCGAAACGCCGCGACGATCTTCCGGCGACGACCCCGTCCGACGCCTGA